In Luteitalea sp. TBR-22, one genomic interval encodes:
- a CDS encoding DUF2490 domain-containing protein, which translates to MPYRLSAVMYPAPALARAALRAVLVIALWAGRAEAQAVVDDWDAQLWLQWNSQIPVAGTWSLVLEAQPRWNQNVDHFDQIVLRAGVLKRVTPKVQVGAAYAFVPRHTALGNLFEHQAYQQVAFTLPRVGRWAPQVRVREDQRYLSQWGDLAHRVREQVRVTRPMPGARSWTLVLHQELFYNWDHTTLGPSPGWDQHRLFVGVQHPLTRDLAIETGYMWQDVFRLGVRPERQNHIAMFQFQYRPRRDAGPRTAAALPVALVPTGTW; encoded by the coding sequence CGCCGTGATGTACCCCGCGCCTGCTCTCGCTCGCGCCGCGCTGCGAGCGGTGCTGGTGATCGCGTTGTGGGCCGGTCGCGCGGAGGCGCAGGCCGTCGTCGATGACTGGGACGCGCAGCTCTGGCTGCAGTGGAACAGCCAGATCCCCGTCGCGGGCACCTGGTCGCTGGTGCTCGAGGCACAGCCGCGCTGGAACCAGAACGTCGACCACTTCGACCAGATCGTGCTGCGCGCAGGCGTGCTCAAGCGCGTCACGCCGAAGGTACAGGTCGGGGCGGCGTACGCCTTCGTGCCCCGCCATACGGCGCTGGGCAATCTGTTCGAGCACCAGGCGTACCAGCAGGTCGCCTTCACCCTGCCGCGCGTCGGCCGATGGGCGCCGCAGGTCCGGGTGCGCGAGGACCAGCGCTACCTGTCCCAGTGGGGAGATCTGGCGCACCGGGTGCGCGAGCAGGTACGCGTCACGCGGCCCATGCCGGGCGCCCGGTCGTGGACGCTCGTGCTGCACCAGGAACTGTTCTACAACTGGGACCACACAACGCTCGGACCTTCACCAGGGTGGGACCAGCACCGTCTGTTCGTCGGGGTGCAGCATCCCCTGACCCGCGACCTGGCCATCGAGACCGGCTACATGTGGCAGGACGTGTTCCGCCTCGGCGTGCGGCCAGAACGCCAGAACCACATCGCGATGTTCCAGTTCCAGTACCGCCCGCGGCGCGATGCCGGGCCGCGGACCGCGGCGGCCCTGCCGGTCGCCCTCGTGCCGACCGGCACGTGGTAG